From Desulfobacteraceae bacterium, the proteins below share one genomic window:
- a CDS encoding YebC/PmpR family DNA-binding transcriptional regulator, with protein MSGHSKWSTIKHKKGAADAKRGKIFTRLIKEITVAARMGGGDISANPRLRTAIAAAKTENMPKDNIDRAIKKGTGELEGVNYEESTYEGYGPGGAAVLLESLTDNKNRAVADIRHIFAKNGGNLGENGCVAWIFDKKGYINVEKTAADEDTLMETVLEAGAEDVRDDGDHFEILTAPEDFEAVKAAVEEAKIPFVEAEVTMLPQTSANLTGKEAEKMIRLMEMLEDCDDVQKVYTNADIAEDVIDAM; from the coding sequence ATGTCCGGACACAGCAAGTGGTCGACCATCAAGCACAAAAAGGGGGCCGCGGACGCCAAACGGGGAAAAATCTTCACCCGTCTGATCAAGGAGATTACCGTGGCGGCCCGCATGGGCGGCGGCGACATCAGCGCCAATCCGCGGCTGCGCACGGCCATTGCGGCCGCCAAAACCGAAAACATGCCCAAAGACAATATCGACCGCGCCATCAAAAAAGGCACCGGTGAGCTGGAGGGGGTCAACTACGAGGAGTCCACCTATGAAGGCTACGGCCCAGGCGGCGCCGCCGTCCTCCTGGAGTCCTTGACGGACAACAAGAACCGGGCGGTGGCCGACATCCGCCACATCTTCGCCAAAAACGGCGGCAACCTCGGGGAAAACGGCTGTGTGGCCTGGATATTCGACAAGAAAGGCTACATCAACGTCGAAAAGACCGCCGCCGATGAGGATACTCTGATGGAAACCGTCCTGGAAGCGGGGGCCGAAGACGTCCGTGACGACGGCGACCATTTCGAGATCCTCACGGCTCCCGAAGATTTCGAGGCCGTCAAGGCGGCGGTTGAAGAGGCAAAGATCCCCTTCGTGGAGGCCGAGGTGACGATGCTGCCCCAGACCAGCGCCAACCTGACCGGCAAGGAAGCGGAGAAAATGATCCGGCTGATGGAGATGCTGGAGGACTGCGACGACGTTCAGAAGGTCTACACCAACGCCGATATCGCAGAGGACGTGATCGACGCCATGTAG